GATATGTAGGGGTTTGTCACAACAATAAGTAGTTAAAGCAATATATACCTTAACTTACTCATAGTTTTCTTCTGCTGAAAATGATAAGCTAATTTCAACGTCGCAGTGACAGTTATTTTCAGATGATGCTGAAAATAACATGAACAGCaaagaggatggtggggtgCCACTTTTTATTGCGACACCCCATAAGCGAGTCCGAAAACGGCAAAAAATTTCCCTCGACACAACAATACGTTAAGTATAAAGCCATCGAGAATAAAGATGTCAACGACGTAGAGTTGATACGAAGAATGGAACGAACCAGAGGAAGCTCTGCGCTTTTTATAATTACCTTATATCTTGAACGTTATGAACCGATTTTAAATCAACTTGTGGTCTGAATATTATTTTTGAATCAAAGCTGAAAATAAGCGTGGtggagagaggggtggggtGCCGCTCATTAACCACACACCCTGCAAGCGAGTCTGAAAATGGTAAAAGATTTCCCTCGACCGAACAATACAACACTGCTCCAACATCTTGTACAGTGCATCTCTGGTATTTTGACACTGTGACATTCCAAGAACATCGAGCTCAAGAACTCGAGTTTGACCAGATAGTGAAGTACTTTGTTCCATGAAGCTGTCAGTCAGAGTGACATGTCTACTCGGTCTGGTTTACAATAAAGCCTTTGTCCTGTGCCAGGCATGGGCAGGCAGCTAAGTAGCTAAAGATGCCTTAACTAAAAGCTATCATTTAGCAATATCTCAGAAAGAGGATAAAAACGTTCAGACAATTAATCAATCGTAAGAGCTCAACGACGATAAGTATGGTTACCCATGGTGGATGTCTGTGACTAGAAAAAGTcagtaaaaaaaaaggggggggggtaggGGAACGGTCTCGCACTGGGGCGACCTCGTGAAGTACAGGAATTGGCCTGCAACTTACGGCGCAACTCAATTAGGAGAGCCACTCCACCATAATATCTACCTTTGGGCAGTTTGATATCTACTGGTGTGGAACTTGGGAGTATCTTCCGCCGGGCCCTCGCCCTTCCTCTGCCGCACCCTTGCAATAgtcaaccctaacccaatCCTTCCACACTGCCCAGAGGCCTCCACACTGCCCGCTGCCTGATTGACGATGGCATTTGATGTTTTCTCTTTCAATCGCGCAATAGCTCCTCTGCCCAAAAGTTGTCACCAGCAGTCTTTCTGCACCACACCAACAAGCCATGTCGCGACCCCGTTCACAATCGCTTCCAGCAATCAACACGCCACATCGATATCCTCCGTACCAATATCAGCGCCTTTCCTCCCCGCGGCACATCCGAATCATCCAACTGCTAGGCTACGACCCTATCCTCTCGCGCGTTTTCATCAGTATAGTAGAGCATGACCTCTCCACCTTATCGAAGCGCTTCACTGCACTCTCATACACCTGGGGCTCAGCCATCGAGACATTTGAAGAGACGCATCACTCAGCGATCATCGGCCCCGACAAAGCGCGTTTGTCAAAGAATCCGTGCGACATTGAGCTAGTTCTTGTTCCGCCAGAAGCCCTTGAGACCTTCAAGCGCAGCGATGACGCCTCACTGGATCCCCGAGGATCTATGGTCGACTTGTACACCACCCCAGTCACTACCATCACTGTTACGGGCAACCTGTCGAACTTCTTCCGGACGTATATGACCGAGAcatggccgaggaggcaCGCCCAAAGTCATGCTTGTTGGGGACCCACTATTAGCTTGGAGGAAAGCACCAATTTCTGGATTGATGCCGTGTGCATTGATCAGAACAATGACGAGGAAATCGCCGCCCAGATTCCCATCATGGGAGAGATCTACTCTTCCGCTGGCAGGGTATTGGCATGGCTTGGGGCCGATGAGGCAAGATTCAGCGTGTTCAGATGGTGGCATGACACGGTCTACCCAAGAATGCGGCATGTTTTGCACCGCGCTGGGGAAAAGGGAATTCTGTCTCTCAGGGCCTCCAGTTGCTTCGATATTGAACTCTGGGCGGATGTTTTTGGATTGGCTCCTCCGGTTGAGCTGGGAGTTACGAACTGGCTTGATGCATGGACGGAATATTGGGCATTCTACCGCACAAGGCGTTATTTTCACAGGGTCTGGATCTGCCAAGAGATTGTCCTCGCAGACTGCCTACAGACATATTGTGGAAGTGGAGAGCTAAGCTGGGGCGACATGGTTGGCTTTACGACTTTATTGGGGACAATACATTGGGTTGATGCTATCGGCACCCAGTGCCGAGTGAATCTTCCCCTTGAGTGGACTCCATCCATCCGTGGTTTCGGTATTGGCGACCTCTTTGAGGttcagcaacaacaaaacagcaAGATTTGGCAAAGTACTGGTTGGGTCCGCCAATGGTTCGCCATTATCTCAGCCGTCCGCCGCCGCGGTTGTTTCAAGCCCGAGGATAGAGTTTACGCTACCGTCGGTATCCTTCAGCAACTCTtaccccccaacacccccttgccGATCCCCATCGACACTACCCACACACCCGAGCAgctcttcaccttcaccgccgccgccatcctcaagaaCTGGCCAGAGCTCTCGATCTTTGCCTTTCTCGAGCACAACGCCTCCCGTGCTTTCTCGTCACTGCCAACGTGGGTCCCCGACCTGTCGATCGACGACTTTCCCTGGCCGCTGGGTCCATTCGACACCTACTTCGGAGCCGGGATCGCCACTTCCGCTCCACTGAAGGATTTCTCAGTAAACGATTGGTTCCAAGCCCGTGCTACCGCCCCAATCCCATCGTTTCGACATATCGACCCGATCAAAGGACAGTTTGCCTTGCGCGGCAGCAAGCTAGATACCATCAAGCAAAAGTACCACTGTACTCATGTGTACGATATGAAGCTCGCCGAGCTGGCGATTGAAGTGTTGGCCAACCTGCCCGTACACTACGCACACGACTTGGTCCAGGAAGAAGAGACGGGAGCGACGCGGGGACAGTGTAGGGTGGAGGCCTTGATACATACAATGACCTGTGCTGGGATGgggttttcttcttctcggggCTCGATGGAGAAGACTAGCCAATTGTTCCCTTCGTTCaggagctggttgttgatgagtCTGTCGCAGGTGTGGTCTGGGATTGACCCGGTGGACAGGTTGCATCCGGCACATACGGCGGGGGATGACGTGGAGCTGCAGAAAAGGAGGGCTAAAATGATGGAAACGATGACGAATGTAGGAATGTCGAGCAAGTTCATGCCTTGCATGAAGGAGATTGAAGAGATGGCAAGTATGATTATCGCGGCGGATAGAGGAGAGGGGCAATGGCCTAGGTTGCTTGAGCAGCCACTGGAATTCAGTGATCAGATCAGGAGGGTTATGACGGACAGGTGTTTGTTCACCACGGAgaatggttggttggggatcTGTTTAGATACTGCTCTGGAAGGCGATGAGGTGTGGATTTTGGAGGGTGGGGCCGTACCATACGTGTTGAAGAAGAGCGGGAGTGAGGTGGAAGTCAACATTGAGATGGCAGGCGGTGAAACACGAACATCGAAGGCAGAAGGAAGAAGATTTGGCGGCGAGACATATGTCCATGGCGTTATGAACGGCGAACTCCTTGGCAAGGCTAGAACAGGGGCGGTCCagtgggaagaggtggtgttgatttAAGGTTGGAACCCCAGCCCTGCCAAGGAACCCTTGCTGCGCCACGGGCCATGCCAAGAATGACCAGACCGTACCGTAAACAGCCACCTCAACACCGGGTTGGATCCCCTTTGAGCACAACAGCCATTGGCAAGTTTGGGCTATCTAGGTTATCAAATCCTTGGGGAGAGTTTCGGAATTGCTTGCTGGAAATGGACATGTCATACATACCTGAGGGACCAGTGGCACGTCCAGGGTCTCGACAGCGCCGACAAGTGTAAGATCCACCAAAAACATCGATATATGCAAAAAGTTGGGGCAGTTTTTCAGCGGTCTTCTTTTGCAAATGGGCGGCTGAATGGCAAGTACACTGTTGGCAACCCGGCCTTGAGTTTCTATCGGTTCAGCTCGCGTTGATGACATGGAGGACGTTGAGCCCGTTGAGGATGTTCTCGCAAAGATTGGAGAAAGCATGGGAAGGAACCGGCGTCGGTTGCGTTGAACTGGAGCGTCAGCAAGGGAGCAATCGCGGTCAGGTAATTGGGATCTGGAATTCGGATCAGGCGGCTCGGGCGGTTGACGCtttggggtggaggttatctcaggaggaggtggccggGATTGATGGTGTCAGCTTTGAGGGAACAAAGCTGATTACTGTTACATGAGAGGAATCCAGCTGAACTCTCCAGGCTTTACATCGAATCCTTACTTGTTTCAAAGCTTTGGACCTGTCCGGTCTCCTATAGGCAGACAGCAATTGGCATTTGCAAATACAATCCACAACGGGTGGAACGGAGCGAGAAAAATTACCGTAGGGGTTTCTAGCAGTGGCGTCACGTCTCTCGATTGCTATAGTTCATTGGGGCAGCTTTCAAGACAATAGTTTTATCCCCCAGCATGTGAGGACTACAGCATCCACCCTAATCCACTTTACCGTGTAGATGGTGCCTTACATACCCACCCGACGTTGCATCCTCAAGCCTTGGCAACAGGCCTGCATCTTGGTGCTGAGCTTGGCcctgtcttcttcctccGTCGCAGTTTGGAAAGGAGGCGGTTAGAAAGAGTATATAAAAGGAAGACAGTTCTCTGGCACCAGTGTTCAGTACTCAGTTCCCAGAGCTCAGACAATCATCTCCCAGACTCgtctcatcaacacccagtacgccaccaacaccatggtCAACTTCGCCCTTCCTGCCCTTGTCCTCGTGGCATTGACTCCCATCATCGGTGCTGTCGCCGTTCCAGCGGAGTCTAGCGTGACCAACTCTGTGGTCCAAGACCAAGTTTGTGGAGGAGCGTTTCTCCTTTGCCAAATGGGTCGACgacatcatcgccaacaaGACAACTCTCTCCCCGGAACAGGCATATGACGCATACGAGAGGACCGTCCTCAACGCTACTGAGCCCAGCGGCACTCTAAATAAGCGGGTGCCCAGGTGCAACAACATCCCAAACGGCAGGGTTCTGGCCTCTGATGCTGTCAAGTGCATCAACTATCTTGCCAGCCTCGGGTCCACGCCGTGCCTGGTGAGAGTCAGCGTTCGGTTTGCTCAGTGTGGAAATGCCGAAATGTGGGGTGTTGGACGTGGTTCCACCGCTTACTCCTCGCACTGGTAggttccctttttctttgttttcaCTCACATCAACTAACCTTTGCGGCAGTGAACATGTCGCCCGTGCGGGTGGGTTGATCATGGACGCATGTACCGAGCCGGATAACACTGTCCAGGGAGATGAATATGCGTGGGAAAACGGGGATATTGCTGTGCACATTATCAAGAGAGGGATTTTTTAGGTACAGGAACTTTGTCAGGTAGAGGTGCGCGGGAAAATATCACTCCCCATGCTACCTGGATCTAATTCAATGTTGGGGTGGGAAGGCAAGCGGCATCTATTGACATTCGCTGAGCTACTTTCCGTCAACATGAAGGTACACTTTTGTGTAGAGATTGCAGGCAGTGGGTTCAGATATATTTGCATACAAATGTATGCCTCAGTTATCCAACAGTGACAGAAGCCATGACTAATTTCAAATATGGTAAAAGAAAGCGATTTTTGTTGTAGGAACTCTTTGCGGCAGATTAGTATTGCTGGTATGGATGACGAATATGAATTGTAGTTCTGAGAACGGTGACCTTGGTTGAGGATCTGTTGATGTCAGGCAAAAGCGCAGAATCAAACCCTGTCTGCAGTGAGTGATGATGCTAGATAACGGTGACAGCAGCGAGTGTTGTGGTTAAACTCTCACTATCCCGGCAACCGGCAATTGGCGGGTTCATCTTCTCTCGATGTAGTGAGTGTATTATGGCAACGCCGGCACAGCCCTCATCCCTAGAAGGCTGCTGCCTTAACCGACGCCTTGAAAGCAGTGGGATCAGTCACCGGTCGAAGGATAGGATATGATGCAATAATAACGCTCGGCCTGGAAAGCCGTTTCTTGGTGTCTACTGGTCAGATGATGATTCAAGCGGAGCGATGTTTGAGTGAGTGGCTTGAGCAAGGAATTAGTGTGCGCACTTGCAGAGGGTTTATATATCAGGTCAACCATGTAGCCCAATAAGAAAAGACGCGCCGCCGCACATGCCCAGCGGTGCAATGGTCAGCTTCTCGCATTTAACATGGCCCACTCCCTTTGTGGGTGAGTGGTTCTATGACTGGTGCAAAGCTCAGGTTCGCTCCCTGAGCGTGAAGTTTTGCTTTTTCAATTTTTATTCATTTTTTTATTCTTGTGTCCCTGTCCTGGCAACACTTACTTGCATATTCCAACCCAAAATAATGCAAGGAGTTGATAATTAGATGACTGAGCACGTTCTTGTGTTTCGCAACTTTACGGCATCATCAGTCCTTCAAAACAAGTTGTGCAGGTGGCGGCATATTTCATCTGAGCCTTCGTTAGCAGCGTTCGCAGGCCTGCCATATTCCATCCGAACAAACAGCATTGATTTTCATGTTCAACAACTTGAGTCAAAACATATATCTAGATATGTTGGTATGTGTCTGACGGGGACAACTCTATCCATCCAGGATAAGATGCGTCATAGGCTGGGAGACATTGAAGCCAATTTCAACCCTACGAGCTCCCCTCAGAGCAATGAGTGAGGCAAATCAACCTTGAACCTGCCCATCCAGGTTCCTTCTCAAAAGTTCACGATCAAAACAAATTGCTCCCGGATCACTGTCACGTACCTTTTTCAACCCTACTATTCCCGCCCTTAGCTGTGGTCACTACAACCCGTATAACAACAATTTTGTGAGATTTATTTTGTTTCACGCATTCAAAACACCATTTTGAGTACTCAACGATCGAAAATGATGAATACAGGAGCTGGGGCCGTGGCGAAGGTGTGCGACTCTACCGCCAAGGTCGAAATTGCCGATGCCCCTCTCATCACTTCGGTGATGGAGAACATTGGCGATATTGCCGACGGTAATAGTATGCTTCCCAATGCCCAGCGCGAGTCGATCGTGTCCCCAGACGAGAAAGTGGATGTCGCCAGTGACGCCACTAACGACCTGCTCGCTGCAACTGTCGAAGGCCCGGTGGATGCCAATACCCAAACTCAGGACCAGATGATCGAGGGTACGTAAGAGAAGGGATATCTACTACGATTGCAAGGAGGGAACCACCTAAACGTGGGTTCATACATAACGCAGCATACCTCCAAACCGCGGTTCATCTAAGGGCCTCTCGGCGT
The sequence above is a segment of the Podospora pseudoanserina strain CBS 124.78 chromosome 5, whole genome shotgun sequence genome. Coding sequences within it:
- a CDS encoding hypothetical protein (COG:S; EggNog:ENOG503PDMS); its protein translation is MSRPRSQSLPAINTPHRYPPYQYQRLSSPRHIRIIQLLGYDPILSRVFISIVEHDLSTLSKRFTALSYTWGSAIETFEETHHSAIIGPDKARLSKNPCDIELVLVPPEALETFKRSDDASLDPRGSMVDLYTTPVTTITVTGNLSNFFRTYMTETWPRRHAQSHACWGPTISLEESTNFWIDAVCIDQNNDEEIAAQIPIMGEIYSSAGRVLAWLGADEARFSVFRWWHDTVYPRMRHVLHRAGEKGILSLRASSCFDIELWADVFGLAPPVELGVTNWLDAWTEYWAFYRTRRYFHRVWICQEIVLADCLQTYCGSGELSWGDMVGFTTLLGTIHWVDAIGTQCRVNLPLEWTPSIRGFGIGDLFEVQQQQNSKIWQSTGWVRQWFAIISAVRRRGCFKPEDRVYATVGILQQLLPPNTPLPIPIDTTHTPEQLFTFTAAAILKNWPELSIFAFLEHNASRAFSSLPTWVPDLSIDDFPWPLGPFDTYFGAGIATSAPLKDFSVNDWFQARATAPIPSFRHIDPIKGQFALRGSKLDTIKQKYHCTHVYDMKLAELAIEVLANLPVHYAHDLVQEEETGATRGQCRVEALIHTMTCAGMGFSSSRGSMEKTSQLFPSFRSWLLMSLSQVWSGIDPVDRLHPAHTAGDDVELQKRRAKMMETMTNVGMSSKFMPCMKEIEEMASMIIAADRGEGQWPRLLEQPLEFSDQIRRVMTDRCLFTTENGWLGICLDTALEGDEVWILEGGAVPYVLKKSGSEVEVNIEMAGGETRTSKAEGRRFGGETYVHGVMNGELLGKARTGAVQWEEVVLI